Part of the Polyangium spumosum genome is shown below.
GCGCCGAGACGGTCTTCAACGAGGCGACGGCGATGGGATCGGCGCCGATCGCGAAGCGCTTGCCGCCCGGCGGCATCGTACGGTTTGGATGCGACATCCACCCGTGGATGCGGAGCTTCGTCGTGGTCACCGATCACCCGTTCTTCGCGGTGACCGGCGCGGACGGCGCCTTCCGCATCTCGCGTGTCCCTGCGGGCACGTATCGGCTCGAGGCGTTTCACGCCCGGTACGGCCTGAAGTCGCAGGAGGTCAAGGTGACCGACGGCCAGACGCTCGAGGTCGCCTTCTCGTACGACGGCGCCGAGCCGGAGCCGCCCGAGAACCAGGGCGAGCTCCAGGGGCTTTGGTAGGGGCGCGCGCAGTGGCCCCGTGTTCCGGCGCGAAGGGCTTCGCGCCTCGACCCTGTTGCCTCGAACGCGAGTTGACCCCACGACATCGCTGGGCTTTCCTCCCGCGCACGGCGCAAAGACGCCAGGTTCTCCCCGCTTCATGACGTCGCTCTGTATGGTCGCTGCTCCTGCTGCCTTGTTTCCTGGCCCCGCGCGCGTGCCGGCCGGTGCTGCATCTGCTATCGAGGTGCGCACATGACGATCCCCGCGGAGCCGCTCGGCGACGTGCACGTGAACCGACGTGACTCCGGGCACGAGCAACACGAGCGTTCGTGCGTGGCCGTTGCGCGTGATCTCGTCGCGCTGACCAAGCCTCGCGTGACGGTCATCGTGGTCGCGACGATGCTCGGCGGGGCGTGGGTCGCGAACCGTTTCGCGCGGGAGCAAGGCCTGACCGGCGTGTCTCCGGGGGTCGTCATGCTCTCGCTGCTCGCGACGGTGCTCGTCGTCGGCGGCGCGAACACGCTGAACATGTACCTGGAGCGCGACACGGACGGGCTCATGGCCCGGACGAAGAACCGGCCGCTGCCCGCGGGTCGGATCTCGCCGAGGCTCGCGCTCTGGTTCGGCCTCGCGATCTCCGCGCTCTCGCTCGTCTTGTTCGGGCTCGCGGTGAACATGACGACGACGCTGCTCGGGGCGTTCGCGTTGTTCTCGTACGTGCTCATCTACACGCCGCTGAAGCGAAAGACGACGCTGGCGCTGCTCATCGGCTCGGTGCCCGGCGCGATCCCGCCGCTGCTCGGCTGGACGACGGTGACCGATCGCGTCGACGGCCCTGGCGCGGCGCTCTTCGGCATCCTGTTCCTGTGGCAGGTGCCGCATTTCCTGGCCATCTCCATGTTCCGCAGCCGCGACTACCACCGCGCGGGCCTGAAGGTGCTCCCGATCGAGCGCGGTGATCGCCACACGCGGCACCAGATCGTCGGTTACCTCGTCGCGCTCGTGCTGGTCTCGCTGCTGCTCGTCCCGCTCGGCGTCGCCGGCCCCGTGTATCTCGCGGCGGCCGCGCTGCTCGGCCTCGGCTTCCTCGGCTTCGGCGTGTACGGCCTCCGCCCGACGGTGCTCGGGACGCGATGGGCGCACAGGCTCTTCGCCATCTCCATCGTGTACCTCATGCTGCTGCAGGCCGCGCTGCTCATCGGCGCTTGAGCTCCTCACGATGAGCGCCGAGAGCATCGGTCGGATCCTCGCGCCGCTGAACGCGCTCCTCAACGCGACGAGCGCGGCGCTCCTGTTCTCGGGCTTCGTCGCCATCAAGCAGCGGAACATCGAGGCACACCGGCGGCGGATGCAGGGCGCGTTCATCGCGTCGGGCGTCTTCCTCGTGAGCTATGTGGCGCGCTTCGCGCTCACGGGGACGCATCGGTTCCCCGACGTCGGCGTCGTCCGCACGATCTACCTCGTCATCCTCGCGACCCACACGTTGCTCGCGATGGTGGCGCTGCCGCTGGTGATCGTGACCTTGCGGCTCGGCCGGCAGGGTCGCTTCGAGAAGCACCGCAAGCTCGCGAAGATCACGTTCCCGATCTGGGCGTACGTGTCGGTGACGGGGATCGTCGTGTATCTCATGCTCTACCACCTCGCGCCGGCGCTCGCGCCCGCGGCGCACGCGCCTTGACCATGCGCGGAGCGCCGCCTACACCACGCTCGTCGTGACGTCGCGTGTACCGGCCAAAGGCGAGGGTGGAACGGACGTGGAGGCCGCTGCCCCGCAGCAAGCTCTACCGGCGGCGCCGCCGCGACGCGCGAGGCGGCTGCCGTGGATCGTCTTCGGGCTCGTGTTCGCCGCGCTGCTCGTCACGCGTATCGCGCTCACGCCACGCGCGTCGGCGCCGAAGCCGCTGCTCGAGCTGCCCGCGTACACGCTCACCGACCACCACGGAAAACCCTTCGGCGCGGCCGATCTGCGCGGGAAACCGTACGTCGCGGACTTCGTGTTCACGAGCTGCCCGAGCGTCTGTCCGCGTCTCACGAAGCGTATGGCCGAGGTGCAGAAGCGCACGGAGGACGTCGGCGATGAGCTCCGGCTCGTGACGTTCTCGGTCGATCCGGAGAACGACACGCCCGAGGTGCTGGCCGCCTACGCGCGCAAGTACGGCGCGAACGAGGGGCGATGGACGTTCCTCACGGGGCCGCTCGGCGAGGTGGAGACGGTGGTCCTGCGCGGCTTCAAGATCGCGATGGGCAAGAAGGAGAACGTCGAGGGCATCCTCGAGATCTTCCACGGCGAGCGCTTCGTGCTCGTCGACGGCGAAGGCAAGATCCGCGGCTTCTACGACGCCGACGACGCGGGGATCGAGGCGATCGTGCGCGACGCGCGGCTCCTCGTCGATCGCTGAATCAGGACGAGACCGAGAGCCGCTTCATCATCTTCTGCAGGCCGAAGCGCGAGAGGCCGAGTAGCTTCGCGGCCTGGGTCTGGTTGCCCTTCGTGCGCTCGAGCGCCTCACGCACGAGCTGCGCCTCGAGGGCGTCGACACGCGGGCGGACACGCAAGCCGAGATCCGCCGGGACGGGCGGCGCGACGTTCGCGATCTCGGGGGAGAGGTGCTCGCGCTCGATGACGCCGTCACAGAGCAAGAGCGCGCGCCGGATCTCGTTCTCGAGCTGGCGGATGTTGCCGGGCCAGGGAAACGCCATGAGCCGATCCATGGCGGCGCGCGTGACGCGCACCTCGGGACGTCCGTACTTGGCGAGCAGGTGCTTCACGAGGAGCGGGACGTCGCTCGCGCGCTCGCGGAGCGGCGGGATGCGTACCGTGATGATGTTGAGGCGGTAGTAGAGATCCTCGCGGAACGTGCGCGCGCGGACCATGGCCTCGAGGTCGCGGTGGGTCGCGGCGACGATACGCACGTCGACCTTGCGCGCGCGCTCCGTGCCGAGCGGGCGCACCATGCCGTCCTGGAGGATCCGCAGGAGCTTGGCCTGCATGCCGAGGCTCATCTCGCCGATCTCGTCGAGGAAGAGCGTGCCGCGATCGGCCGCCTCGAAGAGGCCGGAGCGTGGCCTGTCAGCGCCCGTGAACGCGCCACGCACGTGGCCGAAGAGCGTCGACTCGAGCAGGCCCTCCGGGATCGCACCGCAGTTCTCGCCCACGAACGGGCGCCCCGCGCGAGGACCGTTGTCATGGATGGCGCGCGCCACGAGCTCCTTGCCGCTGCCCGACTCGCCGTGGACGAGGACGGGCACGTCGGCGGTCGTGACGCGATCGACCAGGCGAAGCATCGCGCGGACGGGCTCACTCTCGCCGATGATCGAGCCGTACTCGAAGCGGGTCTCGCGCGCGCCGCGGGTCCGGCTGAGCTCGCGCTCGGCCACGTCGAGCGCGGCCTCCCGCTTCGCCAGCGTCTCCTCGAGCGCCGCGCTCGCGCGCTTCGCCTTGCGCGCCGCTCGCCGCAAGAGCGCCTGATCCCGAGCGTCTGCGATCGCCAGGGCCGCGATCGTCGCCACCGTGCGGGTCCACGCGAGCTCGCGGGGCCCGAAGGCTCCGCGCCGCACGCGATCGTCGAGGTAGACCACCCCGAGCGCCTCGCCGCGCGCGATGAGCGGGACGACGAGCACGCTCCGCAACTTGAGCGCGTGGACGCTGACGTGCACCGCCGGCATCTCGCCCGCCGCGTCCACGGCGACGACCGGCTCCAGCGCCGCGAGCGCGCGCCGCGCGAGCGTCTGGGAGAGCGAGAGCTGCTCGTCGCGGAGATCGGCGCGCGCGAGGTTCCGCGCGGCCCGCGCGACGAGACGACCGTCGGGCGCGCGCAGGAGGAGCAGCCCTCGCTCGACGCCCGTCCACAGCACGAGCGCGTCGACCACACGCTCGAGCAGGGAGCGGAGCCGCTCGCGATCACTCAGCGAGACGATGAGCTGTTCGAGCTCCCGCGCTTGCTCCGCGCGCATGCCTTCTTGCGGTGCGGCCGCGGCTTGCGCGACCCACGGGAGCGCGCGGATCGAGGGCGCGAGCTCGGGGGAAGCCCGCGAGAGGAGATCCCGCGCAGCGTCGCCGAGGGACGAGAGGAGTCGGACCGCGACGTCACCACGGCCGAGCCGCGCCGCGAGTGAATACCCCGCCGCGAGCGTGGGGCCCCGCGCCCAGACGGGCGCGCGTGCATCCGAGAGCGCGACGATCGCGCCGAGCACGCGCTCTGCCGCGCGCGCTTCAGGATCGCCCGAGGCCGCGAGCAGCACCTCGGCGCGCGCGCGCCACCAGTCGAGCCGCGCGCCCGCGGCCAGGCTCGGCGTGTCGGCGAGCCGATCGAGCTCGAGGCACGCTTCAACGTCGAGCGCCGCCTCCGCGTGACGGAAGAGCCGCGCCGAGGCGCGCAGCGTGTCGTCTCCGCCCGCGTCCGCGAGGAGCACGCGCGCTTGCTCCGCGGCGCGTCGCCCCTCCGTCGAGCCGCGCGGCGACACGTCCGCGATGGCCCAGAGCGCGTACGCCTCGGCCCGCGTGTCACGACCTTCCCGCGCTCGGGCGATCGCCTCGCGCGCGACCCGTTCGGCCTCGTGCACGACGCCCGCCGTCGCGTGCGCCGCCGCGCGCGCGAGGAGCGCGCGGGCCGCGAGCGCCGGCCTGCCGAGGTGCTCCCAGAGCAGCGCCGCGCGCCTCGCCGTGGCGATCGCGCCGCCGAGATCCCCGAGATCCACCGCGGCCGCCGCCTCACCCGTCCTGTACGTCGCCTCCTCGACCACGGCCCCTGCGCGCGTCGCGTGCTCGACCGCTGCGGCGAAAGCGCTCCGCGTCCGCGCCGGATCTCCTCCGTGCTCCACGTACCCCCGGAGCGCCGCGATCCGCGCGTGCTCCTCGGCGCGACGCGCGATCGCCTCGCCGCGCGTGATCGCCGCGAGCGCTCGCTCCGTGTCGCCCTTCATCGCGGCGACGAGCGCCGCCACCTCGCACGCGAGCACGCTCGTCGCGCCTTGCACGAGCGCATCGGCGTCCTCGTAACGCCGCTCGTCGAAGGCGATCCGCGCCAGGATCGCGCGTGCTCTCCCGTCCGGATCCGCGCCGCTTCGATCCGCCTCCGCCGCGATCTCGCGCGCGACGCCGAGCTCTCCGGCGCGTCGCAGGATCTCCGCCGCCAGCGCGTCCGCCCCCTTCGCGCGGCGCTCGCGTGCGCGCAGCACGAGGCTCCTCGCGCGCCCGAGCTCTCCCGACAGCCGGAGCGCGTCCGCGGCCGCGACCAGGAGCGACGCCGGCGCGTTGTCTCCGCGCTCGACACGCTCGATCGCGATCGGATCCGGCGGCACCGCGGCGATCGCGATCGACAGCCGCGCCACCTCCTCCATATCGAATGCGGCCGACACCGGGCGGCGGTCCAGCGCCAGGGTCGTGGGCGCTCGTCCGAGCGCGGCGCCTTCGACGTCGGCGAACGTCCATGCCGCGGGCGGGAGCCGCCGCGCCAGATCCACGAGCGCCGCGGCGAGCGACGCCTCTCCGATCTTGCCGAGCGGGCCCGTCGGCCACGCGGCGGCCGGGCTCCCCACGAGTGACGTCATCCACCGCGCGATCCCTTCGGGGCCGAGCGGACCGATCGTGGCTCCTCCCTCGCCGCGCGCCGACGAGCTCTCCTCGACGATGAGTGATCGTGCTCGCCGCGCCCACGCGAGCGCGTCTCCGAGCCAAGGCGCCGTGCTCGCTGCTGCGGATGCGTGGAGCGCGAGCTCGTCGCGTCGCGCCGAGAGGTAGGCTGCACGCACGCGCCGCGCGTCGCGCTCGCCTCGCTCTTCGCGCTCGCGACCCGAGCCTGCTTCGCGCGCGGCGAGCGCGGCTCGTGCTGTCTCCGCGACCCACGAAGCCGGCGGACGCGCGCCCGCGCTCGGCGACAGGAGCGCCGAACAGAGGAGCGCGATCGGCTCGGGCAGGCGAGCCGCGCGTGCCGCTTCGATCGGCTGATTCGAGGACGCCACGGCGTCGTCCACGAGCTCCGCGAGCAGCGCTCCGAGCGCCACGAGATCCCGCGCGCGCGCGTCTCCCAGATCGGAGTCTCCGCGCGCCAGGTACCGCGGCGTTCCGCCCTCGATCCGCGCCGTGTACACCGGGCACGCGAGCCCGAGATCGATCACGTGTGCGCGGCCGCTCTGCCCGATGAGCACGTTCTCCGGCTTGATGTCGCCGTGCGCGAGCCCGACGTCGTGCAGATCCGAGAGCGCTTCGCCCACGTCACGCGCCACCGAGAGCGCGAGCGTCGTTCGATCGGCGCCTGCCTCGCGCGCCCGCTCCCGCAGCGTCGTCCCCTCGACCCAGCGCAGCGCCACGAAGGCGAAGCGTGCTTCGTCTCGATCGTCGCTCGCTTCGACTGCGCGCGCGACGTCACCTTCTCGCACGAACCATCCGACGTCGACGAGCTCGGGCAAGCGTGGCGACAGCGCGAGGATCGCGTGCTTCGCTTCGCGTGCGATCGCCTCGCGCGCCGCTGCGTCACGCGCGACCTTCAGCGCCACGAGCGAGCCGCCGTGCCGCGCGCGCGCCTTCCACACCTCGCCCGCGCCGCCGCTCCCGGCCGCCTTGAGGATCTCGAAGCTTCGATCCGTCAACTCCGATGCCGGTTCGCGCTCGTTCATCGCAAATCGAGCGTGCGACCTCTGCTTCGAGGTGTCAACGCCGGTGGCATGAGGACCCCTTTCGAGGGCGCCGCCGCGGGGCAGGGGAGGGGCGGAGGACGGCGCGCAGGCTACTTGGCCGGGCAGTCCGGCGGCGCCGCCTCGACGTCCACGCCGTCGAAACAGGTCGCCTCGGGCCCCTTGCCGTACACCTCGGACACGAACGCCGCGAGCGACGCCGTGTCGATGCACGTCGCCGTGTACGTCGCGCCCCACGCGGCCGCGGCGATGGGCGCCTCGAGCTCCGCGTCCGGCGTCAGCACGAGCCTCGCCTTCGGCCCCGCGCCTCCCGACAAGCACAGCGGATCCGCCGCGGCTTCGTCGAACACCTTCTCGAGCGCCGCGACGACCTCGGGACACGCATCCTCGCAGCGATACGACAGCACCACGGCTCCGTGCTCCAGGTCGTGCACGTACATCTCGCGCGGCACGGGCGTCGTGTACTTCTTGAACGCCGCCCACTGGCCCCAGTGATCTCCTCCGCTCGGCGGGTTCGTCTCGTACGTGACGTCCGCGCAGAGCTCGACGTGGTTCGCCGAGGCGACCGGGATGTTCGTCGTCTTCACGACGCGGCACTCCGTCTCGCCGGGCAGCGGCGGCGCGTCGGGCGTCAGCACCTCCGTCTCCGCGGGGCCCGTGGGCCCGAGCGGCGGATCCTCGCCGCAGCCGGCGCTCCCGAGGGACACGAAGACGAGCGCGCAGGCGAGCGCGTCACGCGAAAACAGATGCGAAGGCATGGCGACAACCTACCACGCCGAGGGGCGTGTCCTCAGGGGCAGGCCGGCGTCTCTGCGCCCGTGCTGATCCACGCGCTGAGCGCCTCGAGGCTCGACTGCGGGGCTGCGTAGAGATCGTACGGCGGCATCGGCAAGCCCACGACGACCGACGCGCGCAGCCTGTCGATCTCGCCCGGCGCGAGCCCCGCTGCGGCGGCCATGCGCGTGTAGATCGGGCTCGCGAGCATCTTGTAGAGCAGGTAGCTGTTGCCCGCGTTTCCCGGGTCGACGTGCGGCATCGCCCGACCGAATCGGCGCGGCCGGAGGTCTGCCTCGTCGGCTTGCTCGCCCGTCTGCGTCTGGTTCGCGACGCGCCCGATCATCGCCGGGATCCGCTCCACGCCCGACAGATCGAGCCCCATCACGGCGGCCCCGAGCTCCATCGGCCCGTGACATCCGCCGCAGCCGATCGTCAGGCTCTTCGAGACGGGGCACTTGTCGATGCAGAGCTGATCATCCACGGCGCACGACGCCACGC
Proteins encoded:
- the cyoE gene encoding heme o synthase — translated: MTIPAEPLGDVHVNRRDSGHEQHERSCVAVARDLVALTKPRVTVIVVATMLGGAWVANRFAREQGLTGVSPGVVMLSLLATVLVVGGANTLNMYLERDTDGLMARTKNRPLPAGRISPRLALWFGLAISALSLVLFGLAVNMTTTLLGAFALFSYVLIYTPLKRKTTLALLIGSVPGAIPPLLGWTTVTDRVDGPGAALFGILFLWQVPHFLAISMFRSRDYHRAGLKVLPIERGDRHTRHQIVGYLVALVLVSLLLVPLGVAGPVYLAAAALLGLGFLGFGVYGLRPTVLGTRWAHRLFAISIVYLMLLQAALLIGA
- a CDS encoding DUF420 domain-containing protein, encoding MSAESIGRILAPLNALLNATSAALLFSGFVAIKQRNIEAHRRRMQGAFIASGVFLVSYVARFALTGTHRFPDVGVVRTIYLVILATHTLLAMVALPLVIVTLRLGRQGRFEKHRKLAKITFPIWAYVSVTGIVVYLMLYHLAPALAPAAHAP
- a CDS encoding SCO family protein; the protein is MTSRVPAKGEGGTDVEAAAPQQALPAAPPRRARRLPWIVFGLVFAALLVTRIALTPRASAPKPLLELPAYTLTDHHGKPFGAADLRGKPYVADFVFTSCPSVCPRLTKRMAEVQKRTEDVGDELRLVTFSVDPENDTPEVLAAYARKYGANEGRWTFLTGPLGEVETVVLRGFKIAMGKKENVEGILEIFHGERFVLVDGEGKIRGFYDADDAGIEAIVRDARLLVDR
- a CDS encoding sigma 54-interacting transcriptional regulator; its protein translation is MNEREPASELTDRSFEILKAAGSGGAGEVWKARARHGGSLVALKVARDAAAREAIAREAKHAILALSPRLPELVDVGWFVREGDVARAVEASDDRDEARFAFVALRWVEGTTLRERAREAGADRTTLALSVARDVGEALSDLHDVGLAHGDIKPENVLIGQSGRAHVIDLGLACPVYTARIEGGTPRYLARGDSDLGDARARDLVALGALLAELVDDAVASSNQPIEAARAARLPEPIALLCSALLSPSAGARPPASWVAETARAALAAREAGSGREREERGERDARRVRAAYLSARRDELALHASAAASTAPWLGDALAWARRARSLIVEESSSARGEGGATIGPLGPEGIARWMTSLVGSPAAAWPTGPLGKIGEASLAAALVDLARRLPPAAWTFADVEGAALGRAPTTLALDRRPVSAAFDMEEVARLSIAIAAVPPDPIAIERVERGDNAPASLLVAAADALRLSGELGRARSLVLRARERRAKGADALAAEILRRAGELGVAREIAAEADRSGADPDGRARAILARIAFDERRYEDADALVQGATSVLACEVAALVAAMKGDTERALAAITRGEAIARRAEEHARIAALRGYVEHGGDPARTRSAFAAAVEHATRAGAVVEEATYRTGEAAAAVDLGDLGGAIATARRAALLWEHLGRPALAARALLARAAAHATAGVVHEAERVAREAIARAREGRDTRAEAYALWAIADVSPRGSTEGRRAAEQARVLLADAGGDDTLRASARLFRHAEAALDVEACLELDRLADTPSLAAGARLDWWRARAEVLLAASGDPEARAAERVLGAIVALSDARAPVWARGPTLAAGYSLAARLGRGDVAVRLLSSLGDAARDLLSRASPELAPSIRALPWVAQAAAAPQEGMRAEQARELEQLIVSLSDRERLRSLLERVVDALVLWTGVERGLLLLRAPDGRLVARAARNLARADLRDEQLSLSQTLARRALAALEPVVAVDAAGEMPAVHVSVHALKLRSVLVVPLIARGEALGVVYLDDRVRRGAFGPRELAWTRTVATIAALAIADARDQALLRRAARKAKRASAALEETLAKREAALDVAERELSRTRGARETRFEYGSIIGESEPVRAMLRLVDRVTTADVPVLVHGESGSGKELVARAIHDNGPRAGRPFVGENCGAIPEGLLESTLFGHVRGAFTGADRPRSGLFEAADRGTLFLDEIGEMSLGMQAKLLRILQDGMVRPLGTERARKVDVRIVAATHRDLEAMVRARTFREDLYYRLNIITVRIPPLRERASDVPLLVKHLLAKYGRPEVRVTRAAMDRLMAFPWPGNIRQLENEIRRALLLCDGVIEREHLSPEIANVAPPVPADLGLRVRPRVDALEAQLVREALERTKGNQTQAAKLLGLSRFGLQKMMKRLSVSS
- a CDS encoding DUF3105 domain-containing protein, giving the protein MPSHLFSRDALACALVFVSLGSAGCGEDPPLGPTGPAETEVLTPDAPPLPGETECRVVKTTNIPVASANHVELCADVTYETNPPSGGDHWGQWAAFKKYTTPVPREMYVHDLEHGAVVLSYRCEDACPEVVAALEKVFDEAAADPLCLSGGAGPKARLVLTPDAELEAPIAAAAWGATYTATCIDTASLAAFVSEVYGKGPEATCFDGVDVEAAPPDCPAK